Proteins from a genomic interval of Bradyrhizobium sp. CCBAU 53340:
- a CDS encoding aa3-type cytochrome c oxidase subunit IV — MADHSEVAYSTADGNDYVAHEQTYEGFIKLVKYGTASVALIVILMAIFLT, encoded by the coding sequence ATGGCAGATCATAGCGAAGTTGCGTACAGCACCGCCGACGGCAACGACTACGTTGCTCACGAGCAGACCTACGAGGGCTTCATCAAGCTGGTGAAGTACGGCACGGCTTCGGTCGCGCTGATCGTGATTCTGATGGCGATCTTCCTCACCTAA
- a CDS encoding proton-translocating transhydrogenase family protein, producing the protein MEHAAQVVDPFIFRLSIFVLAVFVGYFVVWSVTPALHTPLMSVTNAISSVIVVGALLAGGVANVSSGSGWARAFGFVALIFACINIFGGFLVTQRMLAMYKKKSK; encoded by the coding sequence ATGGAGCATGCTGCACAGGTCGTCGACCCCTTCATCTTCCGGCTGTCGATCTTCGTCCTCGCCGTCTTCGTCGGTTATTTCGTGGTGTGGTCGGTGACACCGGCGCTGCATACGCCGCTGATGAGCGTCACCAATGCGATCTCTTCGGTGATCGTGGTCGGCGCGCTGCTTGCCGGCGGCGTCGCCAACGTATCGAGCGGTTCGGGCTGGGCGCGCGCGTTCGGTTTCGTCGCGCTGATCTTTGCCTGCATCAACATCTTCGGCGGCTTCCTTGTCACCCAGCGCATGCTGGCGATGTACAAGAAGAAGTCGAAGTAA
- a CDS encoding Re/Si-specific NAD(P)(+) transhydrogenase subunit alpha: MKIAVAKEIDPSEPRVAASPDTVKKFKALGAEIAVEPGAGIKSGLPDSEFTAVGATVSADALKDADIIIKVKRPEASELSQYKRGALVIAIMDPYGNEAALKAMADAGVSAFAMELMPRITRAQVMDVLSSQANLAGYRAVIEGAEAFGRAFPMMMTAAGTVPAAKVFVMGVGVAGLQAIATARRLGAIVTATDVRPATKEQVESLGAKFLAVEDEEFKNAQTAGGYAKEMSKEYQAKQAALTAEHIKKQDIVITTALIPGRPAPKLVSGEMVRSMKPGSVLVDLAVERGGNVEGAKAGEVVETDGIKIVGYTNVAGRVAASASSLYARNLFSFIETMVDKKEKKLAVNWDDELVKATALTKDGAVIHPNFQPKV, from the coding sequence ATGAAGATCGCCGTTGCCAAGGAAATTGATCCGTCGGAGCCGCGTGTCGCCGCTTCGCCCGATACGGTGAAGAAGTTCAAAGCGCTCGGCGCCGAGATCGCCGTTGAGCCGGGCGCAGGCATCAAATCGGGCCTGCCGGATTCCGAGTTCACGGCGGTGGGCGCCACCGTCAGCGCCGACGCGCTGAAGGATGCCGACATCATCATCAAGGTGAAGCGTCCCGAGGCCTCCGAGCTTTCGCAATACAAACGCGGCGCGCTGGTCATCGCCATCATGGATCCCTACGGCAACGAGGCCGCGCTGAAGGCGATGGCCGATGCCGGCGTTTCCGCCTTCGCGATGGAACTGATGCCGCGCATCACCCGCGCGCAGGTGATGGACGTGCTGTCCTCGCAGGCGAACCTTGCCGGCTACCGCGCCGTGATCGAGGGCGCTGAGGCCTTCGGCCGCGCCTTCCCGATGATGATGACCGCGGCCGGCACCGTGCCTGCCGCAAAAGTGTTCGTGATGGGTGTCGGCGTCGCCGGCCTGCAGGCGATCGCGACCGCGCGCCGTCTCGGCGCTATCGTCACCGCGACCGACGTGCGGCCTGCGACGAAGGAGCAGGTGGAATCGCTCGGTGCAAAGTTCCTCGCCGTCGAGGACGAGGAGTTCAAGAACGCGCAGACCGCCGGCGGCTACGCCAAGGAAATGTCGAAAGAGTACCAGGCCAAGCAGGCCGCGCTCACCGCCGAGCACATCAAGAAGCAGGACATCGTCATCACCACCGCGCTGATCCCGGGCCGGCCCGCGCCGAAGCTGGTCTCTGGCGAGATGGTCAGGTCGATGAAGCCGGGCTCGGTGCTGGTCGATCTCGCCGTCGAGCGCGGCGGCAATGTCGAGGGCGCCAAGGCCGGCGAGGTCGTCGAGACAGATGGCATCAAGATCGTCGGCTACACCAATGTCGCGGGCCGCGTCGCGGCCTCGGCCTCCAGCCTGTATGCCCGCAACCTGTTCTCCTTCATCGAGACCATGGTCGACAAGAAAGAGAAGAAGCTCGCCGTCAACTGGGACGACGAGCTCGTCAAGGCCACCGCGCTGACCAAGGACGGCGCCGTGATTCACCCGAACTTCCAGCCGAAGGTTTAA
- a CDS encoding tetratricopeptide repeat protein, with product MASPFPKPGLARLRRIWRQPVALTLMGIALCGCSFDLGSLMPEKDKPQEAPKAAAAPDSAVSAANVAEAQTHTAKAQDLAKSGETQAALDEFNRAVALDPYNAQALYGRALLYQGNNEHDFAIADFGAANGLNPQKAEPLLGRAVSYLAIGKVKEAAADLDEASEADPHNAQIWTTRGQAYERLGDKTKAAASYNKAVALRPRDDAARSGLARVGG from the coding sequence ATGGCCTCCCCTTTCCCCAAGCCCGGCTTGGCGCGGCTACGCCGGATCTGGCGTCAGCCGGTTGCGCTGACCCTGATGGGGATCGCATTGTGCGGCTGCTCCTTCGATCTGGGCTCGCTGATGCCGGAGAAGGACAAGCCGCAGGAAGCGCCCAAGGCGGCTGCCGCTCCAGACAGCGCAGTCAGCGCCGCCAACGTTGCTGAGGCCCAGACCCACACGGCAAAAGCGCAAGACCTGGCCAAGTCAGGCGAGACCCAGGCGGCGCTTGACGAGTTCAACCGCGCCGTCGCGCTCGATCCCTATAATGCGCAGGCGCTCTACGGCCGCGCCCTGCTCTACCAGGGCAACAATGAGCACGACTTCGCGATCGCCGATTTCGGTGCCGCGAACGGCCTCAATCCGCAGAAGGCGGAGCCATTGCTCGGCCGCGCTGTCAGCTATCTCGCCATCGGCAAGGTCAAGGAGGCGGCGGCCGATCTCGACGAGGCCTCCGAGGCCGACCCCCACAACGCCCAGATCTGGACGACGCGCGGACAGGCCTATGAGCGGCTGGGCGACAAGACCAAGGCGGCTGCGTCCTACAACAAGGCCGTCGCGTTGCGCCCACGCGATGACGCCGCCCGCAGCGGCCTCGCCCGCGTCGGCGGCTGA
- a CDS encoding alpha/beta hydrolase — MTFLKWIAIILAAGYCAGLVLLFAKQRSLLFPIPTTERTAPAAAGFPQAEEHVLTTSDGEKVIVWHVPPKPGRAVVLYFHGNGDFLAGLAGRFKAITADGTGLVALSYRGYAGSSGAPSEDGLLRDGAAAYSFAAERYDAQRIVVWGFSLGTGVAVAIASEHPIRKLILEAPYTSIADVAAAHFRFVPVRLLIRDPLHSDQRIARVAVPLLVVHGAQDQTIPIAFGEKLFALAHDPKQFVRISAGGHDDLGNLGMIEIARGFINGS, encoded by the coding sequence ATGACATTCCTCAAATGGATCGCCATCATCCTCGCGGCCGGCTATTGCGCCGGGCTCGTCCTGCTGTTCGCAAAGCAGCGCAGCCTCCTGTTTCCGATCCCGACCACGGAGCGCACCGCGCCTGCGGCCGCGGGATTTCCGCAAGCCGAAGAGCACGTCCTGACAACGTCCGATGGCGAGAAGGTCATCGTCTGGCACGTGCCGCCGAAGCCCGGCCGGGCCGTGGTGCTGTACTTTCACGGCAACGGCGATTTTCTCGCAGGGCTCGCCGGGCGCTTCAAGGCGATCACGGCTGATGGCACCGGGCTCGTCGCGCTGTCCTATCGCGGTTATGCGGGCTCCAGCGGCGCGCCGAGCGAGGACGGCCTGCTGCGCGACGGTGCGGCCGCGTATTCATTCGCGGCGGAACGCTACGACGCCCAGCGCATCGTCGTCTGGGGGTTCTCGCTCGGCACCGGCGTTGCCGTTGCGATCGCGTCCGAACATCCGATCCGGAAGCTGATCCTCGAAGCCCCCTATACGTCGATCGCCGACGTCGCGGCCGCGCATTTCCGCTTCGTGCCGGTCCGCCTCCTGATCCGGGACCCGCTCCACTCCGACCAGCGCATCGCGCGTGTCGCAGTGCCGCTGCTGGTCGTTCACGGTGCGCAGGATCAGACTATCCCGATTGCGTTCGGCGAGAAGCTGTTCGCGCTCGCGCACGACCCGAAGCAGTTCGTGCGGATTTCTGCGGGCGGGCATGACGATCTCGGTAATTTGGGCATGATCGAGATCGCGCGAGGCTTCATCAACGGCTCCTGA
- a CDS encoding sigma-54 dependent transcriptional regulator gives MAASILIADDDAVARRLVENMVQKCGYETIVVESGDAAISALTAPDAPAIDGVILDLVMPGLDGMGVLAKIREAGLSVPVIVQTAHGGIDNVISAMRAGAADFVVKPVGMERLQVSLRNALNASALKGELQRIRHSREGRLTFSDIITRAEAMAGVMRAAQKAANSSIPVLIEGESGVGKEMFARAIHGSGERKAKPFVAVNCGAIPDNLVESILFGHEKGAFTGATERHTGKFLEAHGGTLFLDEVSELPLTAQVKLLRALQEGAVEAVGGRKPVKVDVRIISATNRKLLERVKQGHFREDLFYRLHVLPLTIPSLRARREDIPHLLRHFLARFAAEENRAISGVTGEAVAHLAQLDWPGNIRQLENAVYRAVVMSEGDQLGLDDFPLLASHPHTAAEIPTAPLMIEPIAAPSVISGNEIPIAPLPQVGSLSMLTATGDVRPLDEMENEIIRFAISHYRGQMSEVARRLKIGRSTLYRKLDEAGVPGHGGKSGEETH, from the coding sequence ATGGCTGCCAGTATTTTGATCGCCGACGACGACGCCGTAGCCCGCCGGCTGGTCGAGAACATGGTGCAGAAATGCGGCTATGAGACGATCGTCGTCGAGTCCGGCGACGCCGCGATATCAGCCCTCACCGCCCCCGACGCGCCTGCAATCGACGGCGTCATTCTCGATCTGGTCATGCCTGGCCTCGACGGCATGGGCGTGCTGGCGAAGATCCGCGAAGCCGGCCTCAGCGTGCCCGTCATCGTGCAGACCGCCCATGGCGGCATCGACAACGTCATCTCGGCGATGCGCGCCGGCGCAGCCGATTTCGTGGTCAAGCCGGTCGGCATGGAGCGGCTCCAGGTCTCGCTTCGCAACGCGCTCAACGCCTCCGCGCTCAAGGGCGAATTGCAGCGCATCCGCCACAGTCGCGAGGGACGGCTGACCTTCTCCGACATCATCACGCGTGCCGAGGCCATGGCGGGCGTGATGCGCGCGGCGCAGAAGGCCGCCAATTCCTCGATTCCCGTGCTGATCGAGGGCGAGTCCGGCGTCGGCAAGGAGATGTTCGCGCGCGCCATCCATGGCAGCGGCGAACGCAAGGCCAAACCCTTCGTCGCGGTCAATTGCGGCGCGATCCCCGACAACCTCGTCGAGTCAATTCTGTTTGGCCACGAGAAGGGCGCGTTCACCGGCGCGACCGAGCGGCACACCGGCAAATTTCTCGAAGCCCACGGCGGCACGCTGTTTCTGGACGAGGTCAGCGAGCTGCCGCTGACCGCACAGGTCAAGCTCTTGCGCGCACTGCAGGAGGGCGCAGTCGAGGCCGTCGGCGGCCGCAAGCCCGTCAAGGTCGACGTCCGCATCATCTCCGCGACCAATCGCAAGCTGCTGGAGCGGGTCAAGCAGGGCCATTTCCGCGAAGACCTGTTCTATCGCCTGCACGTGCTGCCGCTGACGATCCCCTCGCTCAGGGCCCGTCGCGAGGACATCCCGCATCTCCTCAGGCATTTCCTGGCGCGTTTTGCCGCCGAGGAAAATCGCGCGATCTCCGGCGTCACTGGCGAGGCCGTGGCGCATCTCGCCCAGCTCGACTGGCCCGGCAACATCCGCCAGCTCGAAAACGCAGTCTACCGCGCCGTGGTGATGAGCGAGGGCGACCAGCTTGGTCTCGACGATTTCCCGCTGCTGGCGTCGCATCCGCACACCGCTGCGGAGATTCCGACCGCGCCGCTGATGATTGAGCCGATCGCAGCGCCGTCGGTGATTTCAGGTAACGAGATACCGATCGCGCCACTGCCCCAAGTGGGCTCCCTTTCGATGCTGACCGCCACCGGCGACGTCCGCCCGCTCGATGAGATGGAGAACGAGATCATCCGCTTCGCGATCTCGCATTACCGCGGACAGATGTCGGAGGTGGCGCGTCGACTCAAGATCGGCAGGTCCACGCTCTATCGCAAACTCGACGAAGCCGGAGTTCCCGGCCATGGCGGGAAAAGCGGCGAGGAGACGCACTGA
- a CDS encoding NAD(P)(+) transhydrogenase (Re/Si-specific) subunit beta, with translation MSANLSAFLYLVAGVLFILSLRGLSSPASSRQGNLLGMIGMAIAVATTLANHPPADGLAWLLVIVGIAIGAAIGAVIARRVPMTSMPELVAAFHSLVGMAAVLVAAGAFYAPEAFDIGTPGNIHTQSLVEMSLGVAIGALTFTGSVIAFLKLSARMSGAPIILPARHVINIALAVALVACIVGLVATGSPMFFWLNVILALALGVLMIVPIGGADMPVVISMLNSYSGWAAAGIGFTLGNSALIITGALVGSSGAILSYIMCHAMNRSFISVILGGFGGETAAAGGGAGGEQKPAKLGSADDAAFIMKNASKVIIVPGYGMAVAQAQHALREMADMLKKEGVEVKYAIHPVAGRMPGHMNVLLAEANVPYDEVFELEDINSEFAQADIAFVIGANDVTNPAAEEDKTSPIYGMPVLQVWKAGTVMFIKRSLASGYAGIDNPLFYRDNTMMLLGDAKKVTENIVKAM, from the coding sequence ATGAGCGCCAATCTCTCTGCATTCTTGTATCTTGTGGCGGGGGTGCTGTTCATCCTGTCGCTGCGCGGGCTGTCGAGCCCGGCTTCGTCGCGCCAGGGCAATTTGCTCGGCATGATCGGCATGGCGATCGCGGTTGCGACGACGCTTGCCAACCATCCGCCGGCGGACGGCCTCGCCTGGCTGCTCGTCATCGTCGGCATCGCCATCGGTGCGGCGATCGGTGCCGTCATCGCCCGCCGCGTGCCGATGACGTCGATGCCGGAACTGGTGGCTGCCTTCCACTCGCTGGTCGGCATGGCCGCGGTGCTGGTTGCGGCCGGTGCATTCTATGCGCCTGAGGCCTTCGACATCGGCACGCCCGGCAACATCCACACCCAGAGCCTGGTCGAAATGTCGCTCGGCGTCGCCATCGGCGCCCTGACCTTCACCGGCTCGGTGATCGCGTTCCTGAAACTGTCGGCCCGCATGAGCGGTGCGCCGATCATTCTGCCGGCGCGGCACGTGATCAACATAGCGCTCGCGGTTGCGCTGGTCGCCTGCATCGTCGGGCTCGTCGCCACCGGCAGCCCGATGTTCTTCTGGCTCAATGTCATCCTGGCGCTCGCGCTCGGCGTGCTCATGATCGTCCCGATCGGCGGCGCCGACATGCCGGTCGTGATCTCGATGTTGAACTCCTACTCCGGCTGGGCCGCGGCGGGCATCGGCTTCACGCTAGGCAATTCGGCGCTGATCATCACCGGCGCGCTGGTGGGCTCGTCGGGCGCGATCCTGTCCTACATCATGTGCCACGCGATGAACCGGTCCTTCATCTCGGTCATCCTCGGCGGCTTCGGCGGCGAGACCGCGGCGGCCGGCGGCGGAGCAGGCGGCGAGCAGAAGCCGGCCAAGCTCGGCTCGGCTGACGACGCGGCCTTCATCATGAAGAATGCCTCCAAGGTCATCATCGTGCCCGGCTACGGCATGGCGGTGGCGCAGGCCCAGCACGCGCTGCGCGAAATGGCCGACATGCTGAAGAAGGAAGGCGTCGAGGTGAAATACGCCATTCACCCGGTCGCGGGCCGCATGCCCGGCCACATGAATGTGCTGCTCGCCGAGGCCAACGTGCCCTATGACGAGGTGTTCGAGCTCGAGGACATCAACTCGGAGTTCGCGCAGGCCGACATCGCCTTCGTGATCGGCGCCAACGACGTCACCAACCCGGCGGCCGAAGAGGACAAGACCTCGCCGATCTACGGCATGCCGGTGCTGCAGGTCTGGAAGGCCGGCACGGTGATGTTCATCAAGCGCTCGCTGGCGTCGGGTTACGCCGGCATCGACAATCCGCTGTTCTACCGCGACAACACCATGATGCTGCTCGGCGACGCCAAGAAGGTGACCGAGAACATCGTCAAGGCGATGTAG
- a CDS encoding M3 family oligoendopeptidase: protein MNSRSKPALKKPAAKKSAVKKSAAKAKSSKPESKTGKLPEWNLADLYSGIDAPDVARDLEKMDADCVAFETDYKGKLATGTANEDGGKWLAEAVRRYEAIDDLAGRLGSYAGLVHAGDSVDPAISKFYGDVSERLTAASTHLLFFALELNRIDDDVLTRAMQAPELAHYRPWIEDLRKEKPYQLDDKLEQLFLEKAQTGYSAFNRLFDQTISGLRFKVGAKELAIEPTLNFLQDRDGAKRKAAAEALAKTFKANERTFALITNTLAKDKDISDRWRGFKDVADSRHLNNRVEREVVDALVASVRAAYPKLSHRYYALKAKWFGKKRLAYWDRNAPLPFAATDVIGWPDARNMVLTAYRGFSPKMADIAERFFTDRWIDAPVRPGKAPGAFSHPTTPSAHPYVLMNYQGKPRDVMTLAHELGHGVHQVLAAKNGALMAPTPLTLAETASVFGEMLTFKRLLAQTKNAKQRQALLAGKVEDMINTVVRQIAFYSFERAVHTERKNGELTATRLGELWLSVQGESLGPAIEIKAGYENYWMYIPHFIHSPFYVYAYAFGDCLVNSLYAVYENAAEGFAERYLDMLAAGGTKHYSELLRPFGLDAKDPKFWDGGLSVIAGMIDELEAIG from the coding sequence ATGAATTCGCGCTCCAAGCCCGCTCTCAAAAAGCCCGCCGCCAAGAAGTCCGCCGTCAAGAAATCCGCCGCCAAAGCAAAGTCCTCCAAGCCTGAGAGCAAGACCGGCAAGCTTCCGGAGTGGAACCTGGCCGATCTCTATTCCGGGATCGATGCGCCGGACGTGGCGCGCGACCTCGAAAAGATGGATGCCGATTGCGTCGCGTTCGAGACCGACTACAAGGGCAAGCTCGCGACAGGCACAGCAAACGAAGATGGCGGAAAATGGCTCGCGGAAGCGGTGCGCCGCTATGAGGCGATCGACGATCTCGCCGGCCGTCTCGGCTCCTATGCCGGCCTCGTCCACGCCGGCGACAGCGTGGACCCTGCGATTTCAAAGTTTTACGGCGACGTCTCAGAGCGGCTGACGGCGGCGTCGACGCATTTGCTATTCTTCGCGCTCGAGCTCAACCGCATCGATGACGATGTTTTGACCCGCGCGATGCAGGCCCCCGAGCTCGCGCACTACCGCCCGTGGATCGAGGACCTGCGCAAGGAGAAGCCGTATCAGCTCGACGACAAGCTCGAGCAGCTGTTCCTGGAGAAGGCGCAGACCGGCTATTCCGCCTTCAACCGGCTGTTCGACCAGACCATCTCGGGCCTGCGCTTCAAGGTCGGCGCCAAGGAGCTTGCCATCGAGCCGACGCTGAACTTCCTGCAAGACCGCGATGGCGCCAAGCGCAAGGCTGCGGCGGAAGCGCTGGCAAAAACCTTCAAGGCCAATGAGCGCACCTTTGCGTTGATCACCAACACCCTCGCCAAGGACAAGGACATCTCCGATCGCTGGCGCGGTTTCAAGGATGTCGCGGATTCGCGCCATCTGAACAACCGCGTCGAGCGCGAGGTGGTGGATGCGCTGGTCGCTTCCGTGCGCGCAGCCTATCCGAAACTGTCGCATCGCTACTATGCGCTGAAGGCGAAGTGGTTCGGCAAGAAGCGGCTCGCTTATTGGGATCGCAACGCGCCGCTGCCGTTCGCGGCGACCGATGTCATCGGCTGGCCCGATGCGCGCAACATGGTGTTGACGGCCTATCGCGGCTTCTCGCCAAAAATGGCCGATATCGCCGAGCGCTTCTTCACCGACCGGTGGATCGATGCTCCGGTGCGTCCGGGCAAGGCGCCGGGTGCCTTCTCGCATCCGACCACGCCGTCGGCGCACCCTTATGTGCTGATGAACTACCAGGGCAAGCCGCGCGACGTGATGACGCTCGCGCATGAGCTCGGTCATGGCGTGCACCAGGTGCTCGCGGCCAAGAACGGCGCGCTGATGGCGCCGACGCCGCTGACGCTGGCGGAGACCGCGAGCGTGTTCGGCGAGATGCTCACCTTCAAGCGACTCCTTGCCCAGACCAAGAATGCAAAACAGCGCCAGGCGCTGCTCGCCGGCAAGGTCGAGGACATGATCAACACCGTGGTGCGGCAAATCGCGTTCTATTCGTTCGAGCGCGCGGTCCATACCGAGCGCAAGAACGGCGAGCTGACTGCGACGCGGCTCGGCGAGCTCTGGCTGTCGGTGCAGGGCGAGAGCTTAGGTCCGGCGATCGAGATCAAGGCGGGCTACGAGAACTATTGGATGTACATCCCGCACTTCATCCATTCGCCGTTCTACGTCTACGCCTATGCGTTCGGCGATTGCCTGGTGAACTCGCTCTACGCGGTCTACGAGAATGCGGCCGAAGGTTTCGCCGAGCGCTATCTCGACATGCTCGCCGCCGGCGGCACCAAGCACTATTCGGAGCTGCTGCGGCCGTTCGGGCTCGATGCCAAGGACCCGAAGTTCTGGGATGGGGGCTTGAGCGTCATCGCCGGGATGATCGACGAGCTGGAGGCGATAGGCTGA
- the aqpZ gene encoding aquaporin Z, with translation MDMKKYAAEAIGTFWLTFAGCGSAVIAAGFPQVGIGLVGVSLAFGLSVVTMAYAIGHISGCHLNPAVTVGLAAGGRFPAGQILPYVIAQVCGAIVAAELLFVIASGAPGFDVTKGFASNGYDVHSPGQYSMVACFVTEVVMTMMFLFVIMGATHGRAPAGFAPLAIGLALVMIHLVSIPVTNTSVNPARSTGPALFVGGWALSQLWLFWIAPLIGGALGGVIYRWLSEEPAGVVAGVKTA, from the coding sequence ATGGACATGAAGAAATATGCTGCCGAGGCCATCGGCACGTTCTGGCTCACATTCGCAGGCTGCGGCAGCGCGGTCATCGCCGCCGGTTTTCCGCAGGTCGGCATCGGCCTGGTGGGCGTGTCCCTGGCCTTTGGCCTCAGCGTCGTCACCATGGCCTATGCGATCGGCCATATCTCGGGCTGCCACCTCAACCCGGCCGTCACGGTCGGCCTTGCCGCGGGCGGGCGGTTTCCCGCGGGCCAGATCCTGCCTTACGTGATTGCGCAGGTCTGCGGCGCCATCGTTGCGGCCGAGCTGCTCTTTGTGATCGCGAGCGGCGCGCCCGGGTTCGACGTCACCAAGGGCTTTGCCTCCAACGGCTATGATGTGCATTCGCCTGGCCAGTACAGCATGGTCGCCTGCTTCGTCACCGAGGTCGTGATGACCATGATGTTCCTGTTCGTCATCATGGGCGCGACCCACGGCCGCGCGCCCGCGGGTTTCGCGCCGCTCGCGATCGGACTTGCGCTGGTGATGATCCATCTCGTCAGCATCCCCGTCACCAACACGTCGGTGAACCCGGCGCGCAGCACGGGCCCCGCACTGTTCGTCGGCGGCTGGGCGCTGTCGCAGCTCTGGCTGTTCTGGATCGCACCGCTGATCGGCGGCGCGCTGGGCGGGGTGATCTATCGCTGGCTCAGCGAGGAGCCCGCGGGCGTCGTCGCGGGCGTGAAGACGGCGTAG
- the rpsU gene encoding 30S ribosomal protein S21: MQVLVRDNNVDQALKALKKKMQREGIFREMKLRGHYEKPSEKKAREKAEAVRRARKLARKKLQREGLLPMKPKPVFGAGPGGERGGRGGAGAGPRGPR; this comes from the coding sequence GTGCAGGTTCTCGTTCGCGATAACAATGTCGACCAAGCCCTCAAGGCGCTGAAGAAGAAGATGCAGCGCGAAGGCATTTTCCGCGAGATGAAGCTCCGCGGTCACTACGAGAAGCCCTCCGAGAAGAAGGCTCGTGAAAAGGCCGAAGCCGTGCGCCGTGCGCGCAAGCTGGCCCGCAAGAAGCTGCAGCGCGAAGGCCTGCTGCCGATGAAGCCGAAGCCGGTGTTCGGTGCTGGCCCCGGTGGCGAGCGTGGTGGCCGTGGCGGCGCCGGTGCAGGTCCGCGCGGACCGCGCTGA
- a CDS encoding cupin domain-containing protein has product MLAAQSEVQVDNDDVRVTEWRLAPGSATGHHTHGMDYVIVPVVAGEMTIVAPGGERSKAQLAAGKSYFRKAGVQHDVLNETSTEIVFLEIELKP; this is encoded by the coding sequence ATGCTTGCCGCCCAGTCCGAGGTTCAGGTCGACAACGACGATGTCCGGGTGACCGAATGGCGGCTCGCCCCGGGCAGCGCCACGGGGCATCACACCCATGGGATGGACTACGTGATCGTTCCCGTGGTTGCCGGCGAAATGACCATCGTGGCGCCGGGCGGCGAGCGTTCCAAGGCGCAGCTCGCGGCCGGAAAATCCTACTTCCGCAAGGCCGGCGTTCAACACGACGTACTTAACGAAACCTCAACCGAGATCGTGTTCCTTGAGATTGAGCTGAAGCCGTAA
- a CDS encoding calcium:proton antiporter produces the protein MSAHGPMPRSSWIFPALAVLLFLIVAVTGYGFTLSAGGGLFAIVLLVILFGTVFAAVHHSEVIAERIGEPFGTLLLTLAVTIIEVALITTIMLGDKPAPELARDTVFAVVMIVCNGLVGLCVFIGGLRYREQGFQVSGANVYLSVLIALATLTLIMPNYTLTTPGPVYSTLQLGVVDLVTIVLYGVFLYTQMVLHKDYFVHEQAEGESGGTHLSGKMLALSTALLLISLLAVVLLAKKFSLVVDAVADRIGAPPAFAGLLVALLILMPEGVSAIAAARKNDLQKSINLALGSSLATIGLTIPAVGLATYVIDRPLVLGLNPQNTALLFLTFFLSMLTFGTGRTNVLFGLVHMVVFAVYAFMVFVP, from the coding sequence ATGAGCGCACACGGACCGATGCCGCGGTCGTCCTGGATCTTCCCCGCCCTGGCGGTGCTTCTGTTCCTGATCGTTGCCGTGACCGGCTACGGCTTCACCCTGTCGGCCGGCGGCGGCCTGTTCGCAATCGTCCTGCTGGTGATCCTGTTCGGCACCGTATTCGCGGCCGTGCATCATTCCGAGGTGATCGCGGAGCGGATCGGCGAGCCGTTCGGTACGCTGCTGCTCACGCTCGCGGTGACCATCATCGAGGTCGCGCTGATCACCACGATCATGCTGGGCGACAAGCCGGCGCCGGAGCTTGCGCGCGACACCGTGTTTGCGGTGGTCATGATCGTCTGCAACGGCCTCGTCGGCCTCTGCGTCTTCATCGGCGGGCTGCGCTACCGCGAGCAGGGCTTTCAGGTCTCCGGCGCCAACGTCTATCTCAGCGTGCTGATTGCGCTCGCGACGCTGACGCTGATCATGCCCAACTACACGCTGACGACGCCGGGGCCGGTCTATTCGACGCTTCAGCTCGGCGTCGTCGACCTCGTGACCATCGTGCTCTATGGCGTGTTCCTCTACACGCAGATGGTGCTGCACAAGGATTACTTCGTTCACGAGCAAGCTGAGGGTGAGAGCGGCGGGACCCATTTGTCGGGCAAGATGCTGGCGCTGAGCACCGCGCTGCTGCTGATCTCGCTCCTGGCCGTCGTGCTGCTTGCCAAGAAATTCTCGCTGGTGGTGGACGCGGTCGCCGACAGGATCGGTGCTCCGCCGGCGTTCGCGGGCCTCCTGGTCGCGCTGCTGATCCTGATGCCGGAAGGCGTCTCCGCGATCGCCGCGGCCCGCAAGAACGACCTCCAGAAGAGCATCAATCTGGCGCTGGGGTCCTCGCTCGCCACCATTGGCCTCACTATCCCGGCGGTCGGACTTGCCACCTATGTGATCGACCGGCCGCTGGTGCTGGGGCTCAATCCCCAGAACACCGCGCTACTGTTCCTGACATTCTTCCTGAGCATGCTGACCTTCGGCACGGGCAGGACCAACGTCCTGTTCGGGCTGGTTCATATGGTGGTATTTGCCGTCTACGCGTTCATGGTGTTCGTGCCCTGA